Genomic DNA from Excalfactoria chinensis isolate bCotChi1 chromosome 22, bCotChi1.hap2, whole genome shotgun sequence:
GAGGTGGCATCAGTGGGGACGCCCCCAGGAGGACAACGGGTGGCCGCCCTCTgttccatcccaaccccatgGACTGCCGGGGGGGTCACCTGCAGGACTTTGCCTTGGGGGCTCTCCTCGAAGAGCAGTGCCTGCTGGTAGGAGGGGTCGCAGCTCTTCTTCACAGCTTTGGTCTTCTTCTTGGCCAGGCAGACGCCGTTCTCCAGCAGGTAAACCTTCACGTAGGTGGCTGCGGTGGAGAGAAGCACTGactcagagcagctcctgggggtgtcccagcacagagccatccccatccccctgTGGCCACCTACCGGGGATGCATTTGGAGCCCATCTTCGGGATGAGGCCCCGTGCCTGGATCACCTCCACCTCCAGCTGCCCGCTGCGGTCTGTCATGCCCACGTGGACATCACCTGGGCAGGGGAAGGGACACACTGCACTCAGCATCCTCCCAGCACCCACCTCCCATTGTAGGTGAGCCAGGCTCGGTTGTTCCCCAGCCACTGGGAGAAGCCACCTCCAAGGTTGGCAGCCCCAGTCaaagagtcattaaggttggaaaagactgctaagatCAACAAGTCAAACCATCAGCCCGTTCCTGCCATGCCCACTGAGCCATGCCCCTCGGTGCTGCTCAGGAACATCCCCTTCCCTCATCTGAGCCATGCACAGCTTCAGCTCCCAGACCCCCAGCACTCACCCATCGGGGGGGTGGCCAACGTCTGCCGTCCCACCAGCTGCCCCGGGCCCAGCCCGTCCAGGAAGTCACTGAACTGACTCTCAGCTCCCAGCCGTGCAGTGGGGAAGATGAACCTGTGTGGGATGGAGCAAAAGATGCCAACGGGGCCCTGGGTACCCCCAGCCACcgcagtgtgtgtgtgtgcctgtggtCCTTACGTGCCGTCGGAGCTGTTGCTGTTGGTGCTGCCGTCGGTGGACTCGCGGCTGCCCTGCCGGGTCACCCTGGTCCTCAGCTCCACCGCGATGCCGGTCTCGGTGCTGCGGCGGATGTTGCTGCGCAGCTTTTTGGGGCCGCCCTCTGGAAGCCAAAGTGTGGGGTGAGCTCATGAAGCCGTGGGGCATCGGcaccatcccagccccacatcaaCACCTCCAGGTCCCACCGACAGGTGCCGACCCCATCCTGTCTATGGCCAAACCGTCCCCAGGAGGCACTGAGCAGCATTGCCTGGTGTGCCAGcaccccactgctgctgtgtgtgcccagAGGTGGCAGATGGCACAGGGAGGAGCGTGCCCTGGGGTGGAGATCCCCAAccctcactgctgcc
This window encodes:
- the RIMS3 gene encoding regulating synaptic membrane exocytosis protein 3, with the translated sequence MFNGDAGPSAGRNVVRSSSISGEMYSVEKSVRGSADSVSIMASKKRRSSLGAKMVAIVGLSQWSRSTLQLNQSEGGPKKLRSNIRRSTETGIAVELRTRVTRQGSRESTDGSTNSNSSDGTFIFPTARLGAESQFSDFLDGLGPGQLVGRQTLATPPMGDVHVGMTDRSGQLEVEVIQARGLIPKMGSKCIPATYVKVYLLENGVCLAKKKTKAVKKSCDPSYQQALLFEESPQGKVLQVIVWGDYGRMDSKCFMGMAQIVLEELDLSSTVAGWYKLFPTSSLADSSIGPLARRLSQSSLESSTSPSCP